The following coding sequences lie in one Cloeon dipterum chromosome 1, ieCloDipt1.1, whole genome shotgun sequence genomic window:
- the LOC135943187 gene encoding nuclear pore complex protein DDB_G0274915-like, whose protein sequence is MCKETQGSGSSNDVADSGNNADNLGNGDNMNSGDNLGSVDSNSPAGGGIGGADGANNVASGDATADQGNGQVGGDSSTPSSDASLNPADSSQNNGAGGAVTDAFGNIVSSSDTSATAFPPDSINNAAKVTGTSGIIGDPSASQGISNLFSSTPKLSVLGSIPPGSTAPADPQQRTSTTSVAVKPATTPGTTTTASTTTTTTTVLKF, encoded by the exons atgtGTAAAGAAACTCAAGGTTCTGGTAGCTCCAATGACGTCGCGGACAGTGGGAACAATGCGGACAATTTGGGCAATGGAGACAATATGAACAGTGGGGACAATTTGGGCAGCGTGGACAGCAATTCTCCTGCTGGAGGAGGAATAGGTGGCGCAGATGGTGCAAACAACGTTGCATCAGGTGACGCAACAGCAGACCAAGGAAACGGTCAAGTCGGCGGCGACTCTTCGACGCCCTCAAGCGACGCGTCTTTAAATCCTGCAGATTCGTCTCAAAATAATGGCGCCGGTGGTGCCGTGACGGACGCTTTCGGCAACATTGTGTCTTCCTCAGACACTTCAGCTACTGCATTTCCTCCAGATTCGATAAACAATGCTGCGAAAGTAACAGGAACTTCAGGAATAATTGGCGACCCTTCCGCTTCTCAAGGAATTTCCAATTTGTTCTCGTCCACTCCCAAACTGTCCGTGCTGGGCTCAATTCCTCCAGGCTCAACAGCTCCAGCGGACCCACAGCAGAGAACCTCTACAACATCCGTTGCCGTGAAACCAGCAACCACTCCAGGAACAACCACCACCGCGTCAACAACCACTACAACGACGACG GTTCTTAagttctaa
- the LOC135943196 gene encoding uncharacterized protein LOC135943196: MTLLAVTSFEEMQCLGSLKDGTFWTSGSNEDPKCDEEKKYAWCSTGFNISDSLISSDKFWLPPTVAPPTLERCLAVVLSSTPQKGMVHKKCDEALPFICQHPVDCPKDCFKNMNFLDNYRQCCALGMETLNLDTAAEQLGLTNMSLGFKNDWKANFNYWTSGTWRGSPEGHFSWCEPFGPAIFPPNLTWQRGQPDNMGGNESCVHFRFVLNSTGTILTDRSCDNKFIFACKGNWTTATRQCCNIGMNLASIESAGKLGCFSKIVEKFGTESYGDFWLSGTDLGCPSDFWWCSLNRGFVNSELEWKAGHPKSGCVYLESRNGSVLLASADCTEKKKYLCEARKKATVQKGTQGECAEIWNITTKEIDLLMNAASFVSPTTTISLDLKVCTKTNLLVN, translated from the exons ATGACGCTTTTGGCCGTCACTTCTTTTGAGGAAATGCAATGTCTCGGCAGTTTGAAAG atGGAACCTTTTGGACGAGCGGCTCGAATGAAGATCCGAAATGCGACGAGGAAAAGAAGTACGCGTGGTGCTCGACTGGTTTCAATATTTCGGACAGTCTCATTTCTTCGGATAAATTTTGGTTGCCTCCCACCGTTGCTCCTCCCACCTTGGAACGCTGTCTGGCCGTCGTTTTATCCAGCACCCCTCAAAAGGGGATGGTGCACAAGAAATGCGACGAGGCCCTGCCCTTTATTTGTCAACACCCCGTCGATTGTCCCAAggattgctttaaaaat ATGAATTTTTTGGATAATTATCGGCAGTGCTGTGCATTGGGAATGGAGACCCTGAACCTGGACACGGCGGCGGAGCAACTAGGCCTCACAAACATGTCGCTCGGTTTCAAAA atgaCTGGAAGGCGAATTTTAACTATTGGACTTCAGGCACGTGGAGAGGTTCTCCGGAGGGCCATTTTTCATGGTGCGAGCCGTTCGGGCCCGCTATTTTCCCCCCAAATCTCACCTGGCAGCGCGGACAGCCTGACAACATGGGTGGAAACGAAAGCTGCGTCCACTTCCGCTTCGTTTTAAACTCCACAGGAACTATTTTGACCGATAGAAGTTGTGACAACAAGTTCATATTCGCATGCAAG GGTAACTGGACAACCGCCACTCGCCAGTGCTGCAATATCGGAATGAACCTTGCGTCGATCGAATCCGCTGGAAAATTGGGTTGCTTTTCCAAAATCGTAGAAA AATTCGGCACGGAGTCTTACGGTGACTTCTGGCTGTCCGGCACCGACCTGGGGTGTCCTTCAGACTTCTGGTGGTGCTCCCTGAACAGGGGATTTGTCAATTCTGAACTGGAGTGGAAGGCAGGACACCCGAAATCAGGCTGCGTTTATCTCGAATCGAGGAATGGATCCGTTCTGTTGGCCTCTGCCGATTGCACAGAGAAGAAAAAGTATTTGTGCGAAGCCAGGAAAAAGGCAACGGTCCAAAAGGGAACTCAGGGCGAGTGCGCGGAAATCTGGAACATCACCACTA AGGAAATCGACCTCTTAATGAACGCTGCCTCTTTTGTCTCACCAACCACCACCATCTCTTTAGATCTGAAAGTATGTACTAAAACAAACCTTTTGGTcaattaa